A genomic segment from Hemitrygon akajei chromosome 27, sHemAka1.3, whole genome shotgun sequence encodes:
- the ppil1 gene encoding peptidyl-prolyl cis-trans isomerase-like 1 has translation MSGISPDSWQPPNVTLETTMGNISLELYWKHAPKTCRNFAELARRGYYNGTKFHRVISSFVIQGGDPTGTGRGGSSIYGKHFEDELHKELKFTGAGILAMANAGPDTNGSQFFLTLGPTPQLDGKHTIFGRICRGLSVAKRIEFVETNREDRPVDDVIILKAIVCELG, from the exons ATGTCGGGGATCTCACCGGACTCATGGCAACCCCCAAATGTCACACTGGAAACGAC CATGGGAAACATTTCACTAGAACTGTATTGGAAACACGCACCAAAAACCTGCAGAAACTTTGCTGAGTTGGCTCGAAGGGGTTATTACAATGGTACCAAGTTCCACAGAGTGATAAGTAGCTTTGTGATCCAAGGAGGAGACCCAACAGGAACAG GTAGAGGAGGGTCATCTATATATGGAAAGCACTTTGAGGATGAGTTGCATAAAGAGCTAAAATTCACAG GTGCAGGGATCCTCGCCATGGCGAATGCAGGTCCAGATACAAATGGCAGCCAGTTCTTTTTAACCTTAGGACCTACACCACAGCTGGATGGCAAACACACAATCTTTGGCCGCATCTGCCGTGGATTGTCAGTAGCTAAACGTATTGAATTTGTGGAAACTAATCGTGAAGACCGACCTGTGGATGATGTTATAATTCTGAAAGCTATTGTATGCGAACTAGGTTAA